tgtggtgctgggggcctgtgccggACAGTGCcaggctcctggggcagcagcatttgcctgagcagtgcctgtggctgtgggtccaggatagacacaagccctggagtgcGATGTGGGTGTGAAAGGAGGTGCAGGTGGGAGCActgaagggtttgtgtcatcaacacccacGGACGGCTGCTGCTGGGATGTTCATGGgtcattttggatgtggctgccttggaaatcatgtgggatgcaggtatgtaactgctggaagcctctgggaactccccgtcattggtgttttctccaggatttgtccagctggttggaggagacagcccctgctcaggacgtgtagagatcagagatggagacctgaggagaacagtctgtgactcacactttggtctCAAAGCTGCTgacgttatctgcagggagctgcagtgtggcacagtcctgtccatccctGGGGCAGCTCAttttggagagggggtcggtgccatctgggatgaaaagctgcagtgtgtggggaatgaatccctcctctcctcctgccccaggatgtccctcagcaaccagacctgcacccatgcgaacgacgctggtgtcacttgcacacgtgagcattcagggaagaggtgtgaaatgcctcctgtgagctgtGCGCTGCggggtaggggagcagggaagtgactgcgctgagcatggtgcgagtgcaggaggggtggagtCATCTGTAGTCCTGTGTAGACGGAAGTGAAGGAGATGGGATTGAATCTCTGTGACATTTCCCTCTCCACTGATGGATGAGCACAAGCACAAAGTGATCCTCTCTAAttaccctctctctcccttgcactatatccagggttcaggctggtgaatggcagcacggtGTGTTCAgggcgggtggagatccaggtgcaggggatttggggaaccctctgtgattctcactgggacatctctgatgcacacgttctctgtcatcacctcaactgtggatttgccgaATCTGTTCccggaggagggcattttgggagaggaaccggccctgtctggagagacaccttccactgtgatgggaccgaatcccatttgggacagtgccctgtgactgccctgggggcctcctcatgttcacatgacaacgttgctggtgttttttgctcaaGTGAGTTCAGGGAAAATGGAAgattaactaaacttgccccttgtgtgtgacatggcaacccaaagctggggagcccatggcaatgacaagctgaatttctccctggagaaaccctggcttcccatggaggggttcaaagggctttgcctgctcaggtctctgcctccccagggcagctggttcaggcCCTGCAGACTgctgccaggcctgggctcctctgctgccctcctgcagcacaggcacaggatggggctgtgggacacagctccactcagtgcagctgtgaaggaccctccactccctcctgcagcacacagccccgtcccagaccacagagagccctgcagaccctgatcccaccgcctgcaggggctgctgtgggcgcgtccagcaggagcaatccctgaggccgagctgcagagcggggctgggatttgcccttgcttcttgtcagtatgaaccccaaactcatcctgttttgtaagaaaggccctcgtgcttctgcttcctgcccaggacaCAAGCTCCACGTCCCTGATccctagggatgcagaggggtaggGACGTGTGGgttctcccctgggtgtctcagcaggggccagtcccagcgtggagatggagcaaggcttgtgctcatcctgtctgtcacccaggccattgcacaggccagtgcttcttcctgctgaagctgctccacattcatcattaaggacatatctggtggctctgggatttgccctcacctcccatgcttccccatccctgtcccttcctgagaaatgacatttgtagtcagcaaggtttagtgactggaggaaaaaagaaaaaaaaaaaaaacttggaaaacttccatcctcaagttcctcactgtgagctggctacagatgggtgagtccctgggtgtcccagggcatcagaaatgggagacacatggcagggtgcagggctccccggtgtcacagagggtccagggcactttgcctgtctccgagcaggatcctctgaatccctgtggctggtgggcggagggagccgctgtgacgggcgagtggagatgctgctgcacggaacgtgggtcagagtcctggatgaccagtgggatgtgaacgatgccagcgtggtgtgccggcagctccagtgcggagaggcagagcgagcctacaacccACCAAagtctgagcgagggacgggccccgtggggctgagaagggtccagtgtgcagggaaggagactcacctgaccctctgcaacacctccctgcctaaggcagtgccggaaggaattgcggaggatgtgggagtggtttgctcaggtgagtcgctgacagtccccaacacactgtgctccccacGGCCGCAAGCccctgacagctggggtttctcccggctgcagggagccggcaggtccggctggtgaacggggcagggcgctgtgccgggagagtggagatctactacaagggcacctgggggaccgtctgcgacaactcctgggacctgtccgacgccaccgttgtttgccgccagctgggctgtggggtggccatggaggCGCCCGGCTCTGCTCATTACGGGGAAGGCTCTGGGCGGATCTGGCTGGACGaggtgaactgctccgggggtgaagctgctctctgggactgccctgccgaggcctgggggcagcacgactgcatgcacaaagaggacgcaggagtcgtctgctcaggtctgtgtggggagcagtggtgggagcctggtgcccaggaagatagggatgcagggagagcagggcatggccgagcctgcccctggctgccctgagcccccttcctgcccccatcctgggaacatccgtgcacagtcctcactggagctagtcagggttatagggagagcacagacgtgcccagggcttagaggggagggtagtgctgcacgttggggacttctctctgctcccttggtgaaacagtgacttgctggcagtgccctctgcctgtctgagccctggggtgtccagaagagtccctgctccttgcagtaagccttcctgcccatggatgccctagaataacctgggggattttcagggatgctccaggtttctctctcctcagcccaggaccagcttgttcccccccactttgtgcctttccttccagagttcacggccctgaggctggagaagagcaacggctgctctgggcgcctgcaggttttctacaatgggacgtgggggagtgtttgctccaactcaatgactcctgacaccatgtccctggtgtgcaaagagctgggctgtggagatgaagggttccttgaaacagacctgccgtatggcaggatatctggccccacatggctggatcgtgttgagtgtgggaagatgaacagctccttttggcagtgtccctctgctccctggaagctgcagtcatgtgaTTACCAACGAGAAGAGACTCACATCAcctgcagtggtaaggctggagccacctggtcacaaaggctcacagcaggtcctgctccctgttcagcaaggtgcaatgcagagaaagagcttggagtggaTTTTACGTTCCATTTTggaccactgtgctgtcagtgacacaaacaagacttcatctctcagagtgacacgtgtccatcagcaatagctgtcctgagttccctgcgtagcccaaggaggggcagaggcacctccaggcagggtctcctccagctccccttggacacctcttggaggtgcctgttgctctctgttgcccatagagagggcccagacaaccaccttttagcttAGGAAGTCCATGCAGAGCATCGTGCTCATGGCTGTGGtttgctgagggaacgggaagggggagagtgaaaccagtcctggtggctgagggttatgtaggaaacaggcagcgtgcagggcactgctggcagcagagctcagagaagcctcccctctgggaacatccttctgctcctctgctaaccagggaccctttgggggtgagcagccaggggtaagccttcagtgctgtgctgttctaccctgaattaccagggatccagctgtgtccatgagcaaggaggcactgggaggttcaagcacaggtcagtcctgctcctgtccacatgactcccatgaagcagccccttcaccgcagcatttccttctgcagggagacgaccagaagccactccagccccggtggccgaatgccccaactctacgagctgcacaggtagctgctcctccatgtgcccttctcgcttggccaggctctcccagctgccccagtgacatggggggttctgcgttttccagagatggagaagatttgtcctgtgggaggagaggacgggtgctcaggcagagtggaggtttggcaccgcggctcctgggggacggtgtgcgatgactcctgggacatgaaggatgctgaggttgcctgcaggcagctgggctgtggccctgcaGTGTCTGCCCTGCGgaaggctgcatttgggaaggggacaggtgCCATCTGGCTGGAGCGCgtggagtgcagagggacggagcgatctctctgggactgctgcaccaagcctggggacagcggtgcctgccagcacaaggaagatgctgctgtgaattgctccggtgagtagcagtgcttcatccccttgttccaggacgtgtttccccagctgtgtcctcacaaggccccagagctcctcagagcaaggatgcccctggggaggtcaggtgtctggtgtcaggtggggagcagctgttgtggggctgggtgtcctcaggcctctgcccgtgggtctcctgcaacccctgtaagCGCATCCCCTGGTCTGCCAGTGCTGTCCTCCCcacggcccagagcagaggaccctgggcctgtcatggggacccagagaaggacagttcagatgagactttaaggggatgtccacatacacacacacacacacgcacacacacacacccctctatctctctgtctgctctgcagctgcaccgaggacGACAACGTCACCTCCTCAagcaggtaacctcccctcctccctggggttgatcCCTCTGGGGCCAGGTTGTGTcctgcagcccgagggaaggggctctgtgctggggtgcgaaGTCCCGGATAGGAGGCCCTGGGGTGGGagcaggtggctttggggagggctgtgacTCACCCAGCAGGCtgggaactgccctgtgacccaaccctgtgcccccaccccctgctgccgtgtgtgtgtggggggggtcaggactgggatgcccctggacccccacctcccccaggccaggggctgcctcgtccatgtccctgcccatgcagatctcacccagggccgtgcgagggactgcgggagaatctcggtgcctgtcgtcatctgcatcatcctgggggccctgctctgcctgctgctggccctcctggtgggacaagtgcgaagtgccagggctcagcgcagaggtgggtccttccccatcggtcccagggtgggcgatgcctcttggcagccccgcgggtgctgtggggtgtctgtgaggggcacagatggagctggggtgggggtgctgcctcctgccctattccctgcccctccactgtctgtctgtgggacagcagcaaccaggggaggagagagtccagatgcaggaggagatggtgatgggcgaggagagaaatggcagtgaGGGGCTGGCGGAGAtgggagcagcagctggctgtgctctgggcagtgctggaggggaggctgtggggcaggagcggtgccgggaggagcccagggcagg
The genomic region above belongs to Apteryx mantelli isolate bAptMan1 chromosome 20, bAptMan1.hap1, whole genome shotgun sequence and contains:
- the LOC136993729 gene encoding scavenger receptor cysteine-rich type 1 protein M130-like, whose amino-acid sequence is MSNSSFLNEFLLLAFADTWELQLLHFMLFQGIYLAALLANILIITAEKQANGNPNRSHWDNTLLTIPMSMFEGAAEVRLEAGGSRCAGRVEVKHQGQWGTVCDFGWDMKDAAVVCKQLDCGSALQALSGAPFGPGSGQIWLSYLQCKGTETALSECEHADWSKRYCTHARDAGVVCSGFVQLVGGDSPCSGRVEIRDGDQWRTVCDSHFGLKAADVICRELQCGTVLSIPGAAHFGEGVGAIWDEELQCVGNESVLSSCPRMSLSNQTCTHANDAGVTCTLFEGAAEVRLEAGGSHCAGRVEVKHQDQWGTVCGFGWDMKDAAVVCKQLDCGSALEAPRYGRFSRGSGQTWLSDLECQGTETALSECKHGGWGGHYCSHALDAGVVCSGFVQLVGGDSPCSGRVEIRDGDLRRTVCDSHFGLKAADVICRELQCGTVLSIPGAAHFGEGVGAIWDEKLQCVGNESLLSSCPRMSLSNQTCTHANDAGVTCTRYPGFRLVNGSTVCSGRVEIQVQGIWGTLCDSHWDISDAHVLCHHLNCGFAESVPGGGHFGRGTGPVWRDTFHCDGTESHLGQCPVTALGASSCSHDNVAGVFCSSEFRENGRLTKLAPCWLVGGGSRCDGRVEMLLHGTWVRVLDDQWDVNDASVVCRQLQCGEAERAYNPPKSERGTGPVGLRRVQCAGKETHLTLCNTSLPKAVPEGIAEDVGVVCSGSRQVRLVNGAGRCAGRVEIYYKGTWGTVCDNSWDLSDATVVCRQLGCGVAMEAPGSAHYGEGSGRIWLDEVNCSGGEAALWDCPAEAWGQHDCMHKEDAGVVCSEFTALRLEKSNGCSGRLQVFYNGTWGSVCSNSMTPDTMSLVCKELGCGDEGFLETDLPYGRISGPTWLDRVECGKMNSSFWQCPSAPWKLQSCDYQREETHITCSGRRPEATPAPVAECPNSTSCTEMEKICPVGGEDGCSGRVEVWHRGSWGTVCDDSWDMKDAEVACRQLGCGPAVSALRKAAFGKGTGAIWLERVECRGTERSLWDCCTKPGDSGACQHKEDAAVNCSAAPRTTTSPPQADLTQGRARDCGRISVPVVICIILGALLCLLLALLVGQVRSARAQRRGGRSLEPFSEAVYQEIDYSLTWEKQAMFGRSGSSLEGSLTKLQPEPGDSEEEDGPGSAPDVPVLPRGDPADGYDDAREVSDPGEDLVPGQRDWEVPREAKEGNRPVEAQREGSLHSWGSDGAPGAKRDAPPLLPTDTGYDDAEEAALIHPHEDTKAERLDPGAQRSLSPGPGEPTPAMRLGAPGMEERSVQLGEP